Within the Comamonadaceae bacterium OTU4NAUVB1 genome, the region CGGCGAAGGCGGCGTGCATGGTCTGCAGGGCCGCCTCCAGCGGCGGCCAGGGCGCCGGCTGCAGCGAGCGCAGCGCGTCCAGGCCGGCGGCGTCGAGCAGGTCGAGGCGGCCGACGCGGCGCGCCGGGTCGGCCACGGCGCTGCGCAGCAGGCACTCGTAGGCGTCGAGCCAGCGCGCGATGGTGGCGCGGTCGAACAGGTCGCTGTTGTATTGCAGCTCGACCTGCATGCCCGTGGCCGTCGGCGCGATGTTCACGAACAGCTCGAAGTTCTCGCAGGCGCGCGGCAGGCTGCCCTGCTCGGCCTCGATGCCGGGAAAGCTGCCGGCGTTGGGCGCGGCGTCGCGGTCGACGTTGAACAGCACGCTGACCAGCGGCAGGCGGCTCGCGTCGCGCGTCATGGGCAGGCGCCGCAGCAGCGAGCCGTAGGTCAGGCCCTGGTGCTCGAAGGCGTCGAGCAGCTGGCTGCCCGAGCTGCGCATCAGCGCGTCGAAGGCCAGCGTGTCGTCCACCGCCACGCGCAGCGGCAGCAGGTTCACGCAGTGGCCCACCAGGCGCGGCATGTTGGCCGCCATCTGGCCGGCCGCGGCGATGCCGACGACGATGTCGTCCTGCGCCGTGAGGCGGTGCAGCAGCGCCGCGAAGCCGCTGAAGAGCACGGCGTACAGGCTGGCGCCGGCGCCCGCGCCGGTGCGGCGCAGGGCGTCGATCAGGGGCCGCTCGAGCGCGTGGTCGATGCGCTGCGAGGCGAAGGTGCGCACCGCCGGGCGGGCGCGGTCCAGCGGCAGTTCCAGCACCGGCAGGCTGGTGCCGTCGTACTTGCCCAGCCAGTAGGCGACGTGCGCCTGCATGTCGGGACTCTCGGCCTCGGCCGCCTCCCAGGCGGCGTACGCCGGGTAGCCCGGGGCGGGGTCGAGCGCCGGGCCGGCACCGATGCGCTCGGCGTAGAGCCGCCCGAGGTCGTCGGCGATCACGCCCCACGACCAGCCGTCGCACACCGCGTGGTGCGCGCTCATCACCAGCAGGTACTCCATCGGCGCGAGGTGGTAGAGCGCGGCGCGGAACAGCGGCCCGTTGGCCAGGTCGAAGCGCTCGCGCACGATGGCGGCGCATTCGGCCTCCAGCGCGCGCTTCTGCTGCGCCGGGGCGAGCGCGCGCAGGTCGTGCTCGGCCAGCTGCAGCGGCGCCGGCTCGCCGATCAGCAGCTGGCTGCCGTCGCTGGAGAAGGTGGCGCGCAGCGCCGGGTGGCGCGCGACCAGGGCGTCGAAGGCGGTGACCAGGGCCGGCGTGTCGAGCGCCCCGCGCAGGCGCAGCGTGAGCGACTCGTTGTAGGCCAGCGAGGCCTGCTCGCCGAGCTGGTCGGCCAGCCAGACCTCGCGCTGGGCCTCGGTGGCCGGCGAGGTCTGCTCGATGGCGCCGGCGGCGAACGGGTCGAAATCGTCCTCTTCACGGGTCGTGTTCATGGTGGCTGAGGCGGCTTCGGCGGCGGGGAGGGGCGAGAAGGAATGCATGGTCCGGATCGGGCGCTTCGGAAGGAGGGGACGGCTCAGGCCTGCAGCTTCACGTACTTGCCATGGGCGGCCGGATCGGGCACGAACCAGGCGGGCTGGCCGTCCTTGTCGCGGCCCAGGCGGGCGTCGGGCACCGGCGGGTTGGCGGCGTCGAAGCCGCGCGGCGCGATGGCGCGCCCGGGCAGGAACTCCGCCTGCTGCATCTCGGCGACCGATTCCTTGAACGCCGACTTGATGGTGGCGATGTCGTCGCGGGTGTGCGCGGTGGTCATGAAGCAGGGGAAGTTGTCCAGGATGTGCACGCCGCGGCTGCGCATCATGGCGAACAGCAGGTCCTGCAGCGGGTGGTCCTCCAGCCAGCTCACGCGCCACAGCGAGGCGAAGTGGCGGATCTCCAGGGGCGCGCCGACCTCGCGGCAGAACGCCGTCAGCTCGTCGGCCATGGCCGCGGTGTGCAGGTTGAGCTGCGCCTGCAGCGCGCCGCCGGCGGCGGCCATGTGATCGAGCGAGGCCTTGGCCGCGGCCAGCGTGAGCGGGTGGCGCACGAACGTGCCGGCGAAGTAGGTCACGCCCACGGTGGGGATCGAGTCGTCGCCGTAGTTCCAGGCGCCGCCGTCCAGGGCGTCCATGAACTCGCGCTTGCCGGCCACCGCGCCGATGGGCATGCCCCCGCCGATGACCTTGCCGTAGGTGGAGAGGTCGGCGCGGATGCCGAACATCGCCTGCGCGCCGCCCGGGTGGGCGCGGAAGCCCGTGATGACCTCGTCGAAGATCAGGCAGGCGCCGCTCTGCTCGGTGATGGCGCGCACCGCCTGGAGGAACTCGCGCGGCTGGAAGTCGGGGCGGCGGCTCTGCACCGGCTCGACCAGCACGGCGGCGAGCTCGTCGGCGTTCTCGCGGATGAACTCCAGCGACTCGGGCGTGCCGTAGTCCAGCACGCGCACGTCGCCGAAGACGCCGCTCATCACGCCCGGCGTGGCCGGGATGCCGCGCGCGCCGCGCCCGGCGCGCACCAGCACCTCGTCGAAGGTGCCGTGGTAGGAGCCGGCGAACAGCACGATGGTGCTGCGCCCGGTGTGGGTGCGGGCGATGCGCATGGCCGCCATCACGGCCTCGGAGCCGGTGTTGCACAGCGCGGCGCGGTCGAAGCCGGTCAACTCGCAGATGCGCGCGCTCACGTGGGCGGCCAGCGGATGCTGCGGGCCGATCTCGTAGCCCTGGTCGAGCTGGCGGTGCAGCGCCTCGTTGATGAAGTCGGGCTGCCAGCCGAACAGGTTCATGCCGAAGCCGTTGAGCACGTCGACGTACTCGTTGCCGTCGATGTCCCAGACGCGCGAGCCCTTGGAGCGGTCGACCACCAATTGGTAGGTGATCTCCTTGGTGGCGGGGCGGAAGCCGTTGACCACGCGCGGGTCGGCCATGTGGGGGCGGTTGTCGGCCGTGAAGGCCTTGCTCTTGGCGGTGCGCTCGACGTAGCGGCGCACGAAGGCGTCCAGGCGGGTCTGCTGGCGGCCGGTGATCTCGCGGTTGGGCGCGGTGTGGATGCGGGCGATGGCGCCGAAGGCCTTCTTGACGTCGTAGCTCACGCCGCCGCTGACCTCGGCCGGGTCCGCGACGGCTGGGGCCGGCACGGCCACGGGCGCGGTGGCGGCCGCGGGCCCGGGGGGCGCCACGGGCGCGGCCACCGCCATGGGCACGGCGGCGGCCGGCGCGCCCGACAGCAGCACGAGCTGCTGCTGCATGAGCTGCATCTGCTGGGCGATGAGCTGCTGGAGCATCGGCGCGTCGGCGCGCGGCGCGGCGGCCGGCGCGAAGGCCGGCAGCGCCACCGCCATCGCCACCGGTGCGGCCACCGGCGCGGCCGGGGCTGCCGTGATCGCCACCGGCGCGGCGACCGCGGCCACGGGCGCGGCGACCGGCGCCGCCACGGGCTCCGGCGGCAGCGCCTGGTCGAGGTGGTCGACCAGCAGGTCGAAGCTGCGGCAGCCTTCCATCAGCTGGCGGAAGGTGATGTTGATGCGGAAATGCTTCTTCACCTGCAGCGCGGCCTGCGTCAGCACCAGCGAGTCGAGGCCCTGGTCGATGAAGGGCGTGGCGCCCTCGGCATCGGCCATGGGCGTGCCCGAGATGTCCTCGAACAGTTCGCGCACCTTGGTGTGCAGCGCGGTGCGGCGGGTGGCGGGGAGGGTGTGGGCGGTGGGCATGGAAGGCTCCGGGGTCGAATCGATGAGGGGGGCGGCGGGCACGGGGGTCGGCGCGGGCGTGGCGATGTCCACCCAGTGGCGCTGGCGCTCGAACGGGTAGGTCGGCAGGCGCAGGCGGGCCTTGCGCTCGCGGGCGTCGAGGCTGTCGAGGTCGAGCTCGACGCCCAGCGTCCACAAGCGGCCCAGCGCGAGCTCGAAGGCCACCAGTTCGCTGGCCGGCGTGTCCGCCAGCAGCGCCACGGCGACGGCCGGCTTGCCCGCGACGGCGTGCTGGCGCGCCAGGGTGGCGAGCGTGGCGCGCGGGCCCAGCTCGATGAACAGGGGCTGCGCGAGTTCGGCCTGCGCGGTGCGCACCGCGCCGGAGAAGCGCACCGGCTCGCGCAGGTGGCGCGCCCAGTAGGCGGGGTCGGTGGCCTCGGCGGCGGTGAGCACGCGGCCGCTCAGCGTGGAGACGATGGTGCGGTTCGGCGCGCTCAGGGCCACGCCGCGCACCAGCGCCTCGAAGGGCGCGACGGCGGCGTCCATCATGGCCGAGTGGAAGGCGTGCGAGGTCTGCAGCGGCCGCGCGGCGACGCCGTCGGCCTCCAGCCGGGCCTGCAGTGCCGCGATGCCGGCGGCCGGGCCGGCGGCGACGCAGGCCGACGGGCCGTTCTCGGCCGCGAGCGACACGCCCTGGGCGGCGTCGGCGAGGTAGGGCGCGAGCCGGTCGGCCACCAGGCGCACCGACAGCATGCGCCCGGCCGGCAGGGCCTGCATCAGCGCGCCGCGCCGGGCGACCAGGCGCGCCGCGTCGGCCAGCGACATCACGCCGGCGATGACGGCGGCGGCGAACTCGCCCACGCTGTGGCCGATCATGGCCGCCGGGCGCAGGCCCAGGTGCAGGGCACGGCGGGCCAGCGCGTACTCGAGCGCGAAGGTGGCCGGCTGGGTGGCCGAAGTCGGTGCCAGCGCGGCGGCGTCGTCGGAGAACAGGGCCTCGCGCAGGTCGAAGGACAGCACGTCCGCGAAGGCGGCGAAGGCCTCGTCGAGCGCGGCGCGGAAGGTCTCGTCGTGCACGTACAGCGTGCGGCCCATGCCGGCGTACTGCGCGCCCTGGCCGGGGAACATCAGCACCGGGTCGTGCTGGCGCGGGGCCGTGGCGCCGGCGATCGCGCAGGGCGAGGTCGCGTCGCGCAGGACATCGATCGCCTCGGCCACGCCGTCGGCCACCAGCGCCAGGCGGTGCGCGAAGGCCTTGCGCCCGACGCGCAGCGTGTGCGCGACGTCGCCGAGGTTGATGCCCGGATGCGCGCCCAGGTGGTCGGCCAGCCGCTCGCGCATGGCCGCGAGGGCCCGGGGCGTGCGCGCCGACAGGGTCAGCAGGCGCGGACCGGCGACCGGCTCGGTCGGCACGGCCAGCGGCGCCTCCTCCAGGATCACGTGGGCGTTGGTGCCGCCGACGCCGAACGAGCTGACGCCCGCGCGGCGCGGCGCGCCGGCGCGCCGCGGCCAGTCGGTCAGGCGCGCGTTGACGTGGAACGGCGTGCCCGCGAAGTCGATCGCCGGGTTGGCGGCCTCGTGGTGCAGCGTCGCGGGCAGGCGCTCCTCGTGCAGCGCCAGCGCCGTCTTGATGACGCCGGCCGCGCCGGCGGCCATCAGCAGGTGGCCGACGTTGCTCTTGACCGAGCCGATGGCGCAGAAGCCGCTGTCGGCCGTGTGGCGGGCATAGGCGCGCGCCAGGGCGGCGACCTCGACCGGGTCGCCCATCGGCGTGGCGGTGCCGTGCGCCTCCACGTAGGAGATGCTGCGCGCGTCGACGCCGGCGGAGGCCAGCGCCATCGACACCACGGCGGCCTGGCCGTCGATGCTGGGGGCGGTGAAGCTGGCCTTGGTGGCACCGTCGTTGTTCACGCCAACGCCGCGCAGCACGGCGTAGATGGTGTCGCCGTCGGCCTGGGCGTCCGACAAGCGCTTCATCAGCACCACGCCGGCGCCGTCGCTGAAGACCGTGCCCTGGGCGCGCGCGTCGAAGCTGCGCGTGTGGCCGTCGGGCGAGAGCATCGCGCCCTCCTGGTGGAGGTAGCCGCTGTTGGGCGGGCAGGTGATGGCCACGCCGCCGGCCAGGGCCATGTCGCACTGGCCCGAGCGCAGCGCGGCGAAGGCCTGCGCCATGGCCACCAGCGAGGTCGAGCAGGCGGTGTTCAGGCTGATCGCCGGGCCGGTGAGGTTCAGGCGGTGCGCCACGCGGGTGGCGACGTAGTCCTTCTCGTTGCCCAGCATCACCGTGAACTCGCCCACGGCCTCGATCAGGTCGGGACGCGGCGCGACGTGGCGCTGGAAGTAGGTCGCGTTGTGCATGCCCGCGAAGACGCCGACCGGGCGCCGCTGGCGGTCCGGCGCATGGCCGGCGCGCTCCAGGCACTCCCAGCAGATCTCCAGGAAGACGCGCTGCTGGGGGTCCATCAGCGTCGCTTCCTTCGGGTTGATGCCGAAGAAGGCGGCGTCGAAGCGGTCGGCGCCGTCGATCACGCCGCGGGCGCGCACGTAGTCGGGGTCGGCGCGCAGGGCGGCGCTCACGCCGGCGTCGAGTTCGGCGTCGTCGAAGAAGCGGATCGATTCGCGGCCCTCGCGCAGGTTGGCCCAGAAGGCCTCGACGTCGTCCGCGCCGGGGAAGCGCCCGGCCATGCCGATCAGCGCGATCGGTTCCTGGGCGGCGGCGGCGGCGTCCAGGCGCGCGCGGTCGGCCAATGGCGCCGCCGGCACGGCGTCGGCCTCGCCGTCGATGGCGAGCGCGATGGCCGCGGGCGTCGGGTCCTGGAAGAACAGGTTGGTCGACAGGCGGCGCGGGCTGGCGGCCTGCAGCGCGGCCAGCACCTTGAGCACGCGCAGCGAGTCGCCCCCGAGGTCGAAGAAGTTGTCGGCGCGACCGGCGCGGTCGATGCCCAGGACGCGCGCGAAGGCGGCGCACACCGCGCGCTCGGTGTCGGTGCGGCCTTCCTCGAAGGGCTCGCCCAGGTCGGGACGGGTGGCCAGCGGCGCGGGCAGGGCGCGGCGGTCGATCTTGCCGTTGGGCGAGCGCGGCAGCGTGGCGAGCACGACGAAGGCCGAGGGCACCATGTACGGCGGCAGCGTCGTGCCCAGGTGGGCGCGCAACGCCGCTTCGTCGGCCGACGCGCCGGGCTGCACGCTCACGTAGGCCACCAGGCGCGCGTCGCCGCCGCCGTCGGCGCGCGCCAGCACGGCGCCCTCGGCCACGGCCGGATGGGTCAGCAGGACGCTCTCGATCTCGCCGAGCTCGACGCGGTGGCCGCGCACCTTCACCTGGTGGTCGTTGCGTCCCAGGTACTCGATCTCGCCGTCGGCGCGCCAGCGACCGATGTCGCCGGTGCGGTAGAGCCGCGCGGCCGGGTCGGCGGAGAACGGATCGGCGACGAAGCGCTCGGCCGTGAGGTCGGCTCGGTCCAGGTAGCCGCGCGCCACGCCGGCGCCGCCGATGTGGATCTCGCCGGCCACGCCCAGCGGCGCGGTGCGGCCCCGCGCGTCGAGCACGTGGATGCGGCAGTGGTCGATCGGCCGGCCGATGGCGGGCAGCGCGGCCCAGGTCGCCGGGTCGGCCGGCAGCTGCAGCGCCGTCACGACGTGGCTCTCGGTCGGGCCGTACTGGTTGTGCAGGCGGCAGCCCGGCAGGCGCGCGAAGAAGGCGCGCACGGCCGGGCTGGCGTGGAGCTGCTCGCCGGCGGTCATCACGTCCTGCAGGTCGGGCAGCGCCTCGTCGGCGGCGACCATGAAGTCGGCGATGTTCTGCAGCGCGATGAAGGGCAGGTAGAGGCGCTGGACGCGCTGCGCGCGCATCACGGCGGCCAGCGCCTGCGGGTCGCGGCGCACCGCCTCGTCGATCAGCACCAGCGTGCCGCCCACCGACAGGGTCGCGAAGATCTCCTGGAAGGCGACGTCGAAGCCCAGCGCGGCGAACTGCAGCGTGCGCTGCGGCGCGGCCACGCGCGGGTTCGCGGCCTGCCAGCGCAGCAGGTTGGCCAGCGCGCCGTGGTGCATCGCCACGCCCTTGGGCGTGCCGGTGGAGCCGGAGGTGTAGATGACGTAGGCGAGGTCGCGCGCGGTCACCGGCGCGGCCGGGCCGCTGGCGGCCGGGGCGGCGGCGGGGTCGAAGGCGGCGAAATCCGCGTCCAGCAGGACGGTGGCCGCGCCGTCGCCGTCGCCGGCCGGCAGCGCGGCGGCGAGCGAGGCCTGCGTGAGCACCACGCGCGGCCGGGCGCCGGCCAGCACGGTGGCGGTGCGCTCCGGCGGGTGGCTGGGGTCGAGCGGCACGTAGGCGCCGCCGGCCTTGAGCACGGCCAGCAGGCCGACCACCATCGCCAGGCTGCGCTCGACGTAGAGCGCCACCGGCACGTCGGCGCCGACGCCCAGCGCACGCAGGCGGGCCGCGAGCCGGTCGGCGCGCGCGTCGAGTTCGCCATAGCGCAGCGCCGCGTCGCCCAGGACCACGGCGACGGCCTCGGGCGTGCGCGCGGCCTGCGCCTCGACCATCGCGTGGACGAGGTCGCCGGCGGGCAGCGCGTCGTCGTCGGCGGCGGCGGCCGGCGTGGTGGCGTTGAAGCCCTCGATCAGGCGCCGCTCGGCCGCGCCGATCGTCGGCAGCGTCGCCAGCGGACGCTCGGCGTGCGCGGGCAGGGCGGCCAGCACGGTGCGCACGCCGTCGGCCCAGCGTTCGGCGGTGGCGCGGGTGAACAGGCCGGTCGAGAAGCGCAGCGCGGCGTCGATGCGGCCGGCGCCGATGTCCAGGCACAGGACCAGGTCGCCGACGGGCGCCGACGTGGGGGCGGCGCCGAATTCCAGGCCGGCCGGCAGGGCGGTGGCGGCATCGATGCCGATGGCGGTGGTGGTGACAGTGGCGGTGGCGGCGTCGCGCAGCGCGGCGTCGAACCGGCCCGGCAGGTCGCCCGCCGACGGCGCGCCGCGCAGGTCGACGCGCACGGCCCGCACGGACGCGGCGCCGCCGGACGCCGGTGCGTCCTCGCGGACGCCGACGAGAAAGTGGTCCAGTCCACCCAGGCGCGACAGCACGACGCCCCAGGCGGCCGCGCAGACCGACCGGACGCCGCAGCCCCGCGATCGCGCCAGGGCCTCGATCGCCTCGACCTCGGCCGGCGCCAGGCCGAAGCGCACGGTGTCGGACGCCGAGGGCGCGGCGCCGTGCGTCGCGCGGGCGAAGTCGGTCGGCAGTTCCAGCCAGCCGGCGTCCCGGACATCCGCCGCGCCATCGGCCGTCGAGGAGACAGGGTGTTCGGAAGTCTGGACTTTCATGATGTGTTTTTATGCCGGGCCATTCCGGAATCGCAAGCCGTTCGGTGCACCTTCGCCGGGGAAGGAAATTCCTCGGTCGCAATTGGTTGCCAATCCCTGCTTGACAGGATTTGCAACTATGACAGCGCGGTAAGAATATTGTGCACCGATCGCTCAGTCCCATGAATACTATTAGCTCAGTTGTAAGTGTAAATTCGCTTACTTAGAGCAAAAAGCCTCACGCGATTGGATGAGCCCCTGATCGGCGTGTCAAAAAGAGTAACAAAGCCGTACAGCCTGGGTTACAGGTGCCGCCGGCGGAGCGCCTGTCGGCGTCCGAGGGTGTGCGGGGGCGGACGCGACGGGACGCCGCGCGCCGCCTAGGACCGGGGGACCAGGTGCTCGTCCCGGGCGTCTTCGGCGAGGTGGGCCACGTCGCCCCAGCCGACGAGGCTGAATCCCTGCGGGGTCCAGAGCAGGCGATTCACGGCCGCGTTGCCCAGATGCCACGTCCGGGGGGCCTGCAGGCCCTGGCCGGTGGCCGCGCGGTAGAGGATGTCCAGCACGCCCCCATGGGCGACCAGCACCACCAGGCCGCCGACGTGGCGCGCGGCCAACGCCGCCGCCGCGCCGGTCACGCGGTCGCGGAAGGTCAGCAGCGACTCGCCGTCCGGGGGCGGCGCGAAGTCCGGGTCGCGCGTGCGCCAGCGCCGGGCTTCCTCCGGCAGCCGGGACTCGATCTCGGCGAAGGTGCGGCCCTCGAAATGCCCGAACGCGCGCTCGCGCAGTCCCGTGTCGGCCACCGCCGCCGCTCCGGTGGCCCGCGCGATGGCCCCGGCGGTGTGCCAGGCGCGCGCCAGGTCGCTGGCGTAGAGGGCGTCGACCGGCTGATCGGCCAGCGCGCCGGCGACCTGGCGGGCCTGCCGCCGGCCGGTGTCGTTCAGGTCGATGTCGAGCTGGCCCTGGATGCGGGTGTCGACGTTCCAGGCGGTCTCGCCATGGCGCACGACGACGAGGCGGGTGGCGTTCAATGCCGCCGGCCCGCTGTCGCCACGGCGCGCGATGCCGTCCGGGTCATCGCGCGGCGCCCGCGCCCGCGCGCTGGACCTCGACATCGACGCGCCGCACGCCCTGCGGCGGCGTGGGGAAGCCGCGCAGCGCGGCCTGGAACATCGCCGGCAGCACGGCGGCGTCGCCGGAATAGGGACCGTCGTTGCGCGCGTGCGTCTCGTAGACCACGCGCTGGGTGCCCAGGTCGCGCATCACGACGCTGACCTCGCGGGCATACCAGGGGTTGGCCATCGGCGGGAAGCCGCCGAAGCCGCCGCCCCAGGCGCCGAAACCGCCGCGCCTGCCCCAACCCCCGTAGCCGCCATACCCGCCGTAATAGGGTCGGCCGTAGCCGAAGCCCCCCCATCCGCCCCAGCCCCCGTTGAGCCACGGGTCGTCCCAGGGCGAGATCACGCGCGTCACGCGGGCGCCGATCTGCACGCTGTAGCGCGCGGCGGCGTCGTCGCGCCGCAATCCGGCGGCATCGAGCGCCGGCATGGCGAAGGCTTCGAGCGCATCGGTCTGGCGCGCCGCCTCCGGACCCTGCTGCTGCAGCGGCAGGCGATCGAAGCGGTAGGCCACGGGCGCGCGCGCGGCGGCATCGGCGGGCAGCTCGGAAAAGCTGCGCACCTGGCTGTCGACCACCCAGCGGGTGGCGCAGCCGCCGAGCGCGAGCGTGCCGGCGAGGAGGAGGGTGATCGATCGCGCGCGCTGGACCATGGGCGGAGTCTCCTGGGGCTGCAAAGGGGGTCAGAGCTGGACGATACGCAGCGCCGAGGGCGCGGCGAATTCCGGCGCGTCGAAGGCCTTGTCGCCCTCGGGGTCGGCCACGCCGGTCGCCTGGAGGCCCCGGAAATCGAAGAGGTTGCGGTCGAGCAGGTGCGAGGGCGCCACGCTCTGCAGGGCGCCGAACATGTTCTCGATGCGCCCCGGGTGCTTGCGCTCCCACTCCTGCAGCATCTGCGCGACCTGCTGGCGCTGCAGGTTCTCCTGGCTGCCGCACAGGGTGCACGGAATGATCGGGAAGGCGCGGTGCTGCGCCCAGCGCACGGTGTCCTTCTCGGCCACGTAGGCCAGCGGGCGGATCACGACGTGGCGGCCGTCGTCGCTCACCAGCTTGGGCGGCATCGACTTGAGCTTGGCGGCGAAGAACATGTTGAGGAAGAAGGTCTGCAGCATGTCGTCGCGGTGGTGCCCGAGCGCGACCTTGGTCGCGCCGAGTTCGTCGGCCACGCGGTAGAGGATGCCCCGGCGCAGCCGGCTGCACAGTCCGCAGGTGGTGCGGCCCTCGGGGATCACGCGCTTGACGATGCTGTAGGTGTCCTGCTCCTCGATGTGGAAGGGCACGCCCAGGGCGGTGAGGTAGGCCGGCAGCACGTCCTCCGGGAAGCCCGGCTGCTTCTGGTCGAGGTTGACCGCGACGATGTCGAAGTGGATCGGCGCGCGCGCGCGCAGCTTCAGCAGGATGTCCAGCAGCGCGTAGCTGTCCTTGCCGCCCGAGACGCACACCATGACCTTGTCGCCCGCCTCGATCATGTTGTAGTCGACGATGGCCTGGCCGACCTGGCGGCACAGCCGCTTCTCCAGCTTGTGCGTCTCGCGCTGGAGCTTCAATCCGCTCGCCGCCGCGCCAGCGGCCGCCGCCTCGGCGGCCTCGTCCTCGATCCAGATGGCACTCATTTCAAATCCTTTTCAATCTTGAACCCGACCGACCCAACCCATCGACTCCGACGGAAAGTTTACGGAGTGCGGGTGGACTTGGAAGTGCCCGGGTCGAACCGGGCCGCTTGAGAGGAATGCCCTCGGCGAAAATCGAGCGATGAGCTGAGACGATACCGCCATCCCGGACGCCAGCGTGAATCCGCAGGCCGACCACCTCGGGACGCTCTCACAGGCCAGTAAGCCAGTCCCGCCCCGCACGGCCTTGGCGGTTCAACGAAAAATCGTCAAATGGGCCGGCAAGGCCGTTCACGACTTTTCGATGCTCAGCGACGGCGACGTCGTCATGTCTGTCGGGCGGCGCCGATCGCTGCACGATGCCCGACGCCCTCATCCACCTCAAGCGCGAGGCCCCGATCGATTGTCGGGTGACATCCTGTTTGACCAGGACGGCGCCATCGACGCCTTCCAGCGCATCATTTCCTTCGACTGAACCGTCGCAACGACGGCGTGTTTCCGTGAACACGGCAAGAAGCAGGTCAGGGCCTCGACGCCCCGGGCGCACCACCCCCAACGCGACACACCGGACACGCTGACCCGACCGGATCGGGTGCGCGCCGCCAGCAGCGCCTGGCGCGCCGCGCACGACCCACCACCACATTCGTCGGTCAAGGGAAAAAGCTTTCAACCCTTGCGGTGCACGGGTGCACGGGT harbors:
- a CDS encoding amino acid adenylation domain-containing protein; the protein is MVEAQAARTPEAVAVVLGDAALRYGELDARADRLAARLRALGVGADVPVALYVERSLAMVVGLLAVLKAGGAYVPLDPSHPPERTATVLAGARPRVVLTQASLAAALPAGDGDGAATVLLDADFAAFDPAAAPAASGPAAPVTARDLAYVIYTSGSTGTPKGVAMHHGALANLLRWQAANPRVAAPQRTLQFAALGFDVAFQEIFATLSVGGTLVLIDEAVRRDPQALAAVMRAQRVQRLYLPFIALQNIADFMVAADEALPDLQDVMTAGEQLHASPAVRAFFARLPGCRLHNQYGPTESHVVTALQLPADPATWAALPAIGRPIDHCRIHVLDARGRTAPLGVAGEIHIGGAGVARGYLDRADLTAERFVADPFSADPAARLYRTGDIGRWRADGEIEYLGRNDHQVKVRGHRVELGEIESVLLTHPAVAEGAVLARADGGGDARLVAYVSVQPGASADEAALRAHLGTTLPPYMVPSAFVVLATLPRSPNGKIDRRALPAPLATRPDLGEPFEEGRTDTERAVCAAFARVLGIDRAGRADNFFDLGGDSLRVLKVLAALQAASPRRLSTNLFFQDPTPAAIALAIDGEADAVPAAPLADRARLDAAAAAQEPIALIGMAGRFPGADDVEAFWANLREGRESIRFFDDAELDAGVSAALRADPDYVRARGVIDGADRFDAAFFGINPKEATLMDPQQRVFLEICWECLERAGHAPDRQRRPVGVFAGMHNATYFQRHVAPRPDLIEAVGEFTVMLGNEKDYVATRVAHRLNLTGPAISLNTACSTSLVAMAQAFAALRSGQCDMALAGGVAITCPPNSGYLHQEGAMLSPDGHTRSFDARAQGTVFSDGAGVVLMKRLSDAQADGDTIYAVLRGVGVNNDGATKASFTAPSIDGQAAVVSMALASAGVDARSISYVEAHGTATPMGDPVEVAALARAYARHTADSGFCAIGSVKSNVGHLLMAAGAAGVIKTALALHEERLPATLHHEAANPAIDFAGTPFHVNARLTDWPRRAGAPRRAGVSSFGVGGTNAHVILEEAPLAVPTEPVAGPRLLTLSARTPRALAAMRERLADHLGAHPGINLGDVAHTLRVGRKAFAHRLALVADGVAEAIDVLRDATSPCAIAGATAPRQHDPVLMFPGQGAQYAGMGRTLYVHDETFRAALDEAFAAFADVLSFDLREALFSDDAAALAPTSATQPATFALEYALARRALHLGLRPAAMIGHSVGEFAAAVIAGVMSLADAARLVARRGALMQALPAGRMLSVRLVADRLAPYLADAAQGVSLAAENGPSACVAAGPAAGIAALQARLEADGVAARPLQTSHAFHSAMMDAAVAPFEALVRGVALSAPNRTIVSTLSGRVLTAAEATDPAYWARHLREPVRFSGAVRTAQAELAQPLFIELGPRATLATLARQHAVAGKPAVAVALLADTPASELVAFELALGRLWTLGVELDLDSLDARERKARLRLPTYPFERQRHWVDIATPAPTPVPAAPLIDSTPEPSMPTAHTLPATRRTALHTKVRELFEDISGTPMADAEGATPFIDQGLDSLVLTQAALQVKKHFRINITFRQLMEGCRSFDLLVDHLDQALPPEPVAAPVAAPVAAVAAPVAITAAPAAPVAAPVAMAVALPAFAPAAAPRADAPMLQQLIAQQMQLMQQQLVLLSGAPAAAVPMAVAAPVAPPGPAAATAPVAVPAPAVADPAEVSGGVSYDVKKAFGAIARIHTAPNREITGRQQTRLDAFVRRYVERTAKSKAFTADNRPHMADPRVVNGFRPATKEITYQLVVDRSKGSRVWDIDGNEYVDVLNGFGMNLFGWQPDFINEALHRQLDQGYEIGPQHPLAAHVSARICELTGFDRAALCNTGSEAVMAAMRIARTHTGRSTIVLFAGSYHGTFDEVLVRAGRGARGIPATPGVMSGVFGDVRVLDYGTPESLEFIRENADELAAVLVEPVQSRRPDFQPREFLQAVRAITEQSGACLIFDEVITGFRAHPGGAQAMFGIRADLSTYGKVIGGGMPIGAVAGKREFMDALDGGAWNYGDDSIPTVGVTYFAGTFVRHPLTLAAAKASLDHMAAAGGALQAQLNLHTAAMADELTAFCREVGAPLEIRHFASLWRVSWLEDHPLQDLLFAMMRSRGVHILDNFPCFMTTAHTRDDIATIKSAFKESVAEMQQAEFLPGRAIAPRGFDAANPPVPDARLGRDKDGQPAWFVPDPAAHGKYVKLQA
- a CDS encoding histidine phosphatase family protein encodes the protein MNATRLVVVRHGETAWNVDTRIQGQLDIDLNDTGRRQARQVAGALADQPVDALYASDLARAWHTAGAIARATGAAAVADTGLRERAFGHFEGRTFAEIESRLPEEARRWRTRDPDFAPPPDGESLLTFRDRVTGAAAALAARHVGGLVVLVAHGGVLDILYRAATGQGLQAPRTWHLGNAAVNRLLWTPQGFSLVGWGDVAHLAEDARDEHLVPRS
- the ttcA gene encoding tRNA 2-thiocytidine(32) synthetase TtcA — translated: MSAIWIEDEAAEAAAAGAAASGLKLQRETHKLEKRLCRQVGQAIVDYNMIEAGDKVMVCVSGGKDSYALLDILLKLRARAPIHFDIVAVNLDQKQPGFPEDVLPAYLTALGVPFHIEEQDTYSIVKRVIPEGRTTCGLCSRLRRGILYRVADELGATKVALGHHRDDMLQTFFLNMFFAAKLKSMPPKLVSDDGRHVVIRPLAYVAEKDTVRWAQHRAFPIIPCTLCGSQENLQRQQVAQMLQEWERKHPGRIENMFGALQSVAPSHLLDRNLFDFRGLQATGVADPEGDKAFDAPEFAAPSALRIVQL